ggtgcgccttaaaTATGATCACCGTTgagcttactgactgattttatgtgggacaatttgctcaaaaatctgttaaatacGACTTTAGCAACAAATCCACtgcgctcaatggatattctgaccattacggtacactgtgtcactatcTGATCGGATCTGTCTActagactgcctgactgtaatgtctaaactagaagtgcattcatgtaaggcagcacgctagcaacaataaaccatgtaaattgattaaatataaaagtttattttattttagccataagttagaaacagggcattgtagtccagctactctgtcctcctgacagagacggatagagagctgtgaagggcggagtgatattacacacttgggaagaacatttaatgcgccttataatccggtttgctttctatgtggacaaagacgtTTAGTCActgtgtgccttataatcctaaaaatacagtaaacacatttttttctattgtttaaCATTCCTTTAGTTTGCAGAATCTTTCAGACAGCTGATCAGCCGGGTTTAGCAAATTAGGTAAAGAATAAAGTCAATTTAAAGATGTTTGGTCTCACGTTTAAAGACTGAGACTAGTAGTGAGAAATCATCGGTCAGAAGCAGATTCCCACTCATGTTCCGTCATCGGCTGCTCTGTCCGTTGTGCTGCAGGCAGCTGAACCCCATGTACGAAGGCTATCTCCAGCACGACGCTCAGGAGGTGCTGCAGTGCATCCTGGGATACATCCAGGAGGCCTGCGTCACCATCAGAAAGGAGCAGGAGCTGGAAAGGAAGGACGACGGCTCCTCCGACCCAAGTGTCTCTGGGAAGGAGGCCAAAGCTTCCACGGACGAGGACGGACAAGTCAGCGGGAAGAGGAAGAGCGACACTGAGGTGGGAAATGCCAAGAAGAAGCCCAAGTCTGCCAAGTCCAAGAAGTCCGAGTGTGCAGAGGAGAACGTCTGTAAAAGCAAACCCTTCACTCGCTCCAAGAGAAAGTCGTCCTGTGCCATCGCCGTGGAGAGCGCTCAGAGTAAggacggagaggaggaggaggaggaggaggagaagctgaACAGGGAGGAAGAAGTGAAGGATGAAAAGGCGTCTGCTAAAGAGACGGGTGGGAAGAGGAAGATCAAAGCCACGCTAGGCTGGCTGAGGTCGTCGGGGAAGCAGCCGAGTATCTTTTCCAAGTTCTGCAGCGTCGGGAAGATCAGCTCCACGGCTCCGAAGCCTGAGAGCAAAGCGGAGCAGGAAAACGAGCCGCCGGAGGAGCCCAGAGAGAGCAGCGCTCAGCAGCCGGCACCTCCGAGGTCCGCTGAAGGAGAAACAGACAAACATGGAGGTATGAGACGTAGAGttagaaaattaaaaaccaCATCCAGGATGGTTCTAAGTTCGGATCATTTAAACCAGTTTTTCTTCTCGTCGTAGACGTTCTGGGCTTGATGGAGAAGTTGTTCCAGGGCCGCCTGGTGCTGAGGACTCGCTGTCTGGAGTGCGAGAGCTTCACTGAGCGGAGAGAGGACTTCCAGGACATCAGCGTGCCGGTGCTGGACGAGCAGCCCAGCAGCCCCGaggagctctctgaaggtgagCCATTCACGgccaaaaaaatggcttaaaagCACGATTACGGGTAGGAATCTTctcccacagactgctgctgctgtttagaAGGACGGTGTGGAAGCAGGTCTCTAGTtttatcagcagcagcagagcctcAGGTTCGTTcgttttccaccagatgctacGAGacgctaacctgacaacagccagacgcatgtcgctccgcctagctccactcacatccatctgggacctctccataggaattgcctttattgaaggctgggccttatcaaaaattcttgcatatgattggataagccacttgtctgtcatctttatcgacgtgctatttcaaccactcacaccgaagctaacccgtgacgctgatgagagcgacgcagaaaaaaaaatgtgtttgcggctctagtggcacgcgttttattgacagtgagctgacaggaagaggggggaagacaggcggcaaagcgccgcgggtcggagtcgatcccgggccgaccgcgtcgaggactaaaggcctcctaacatggtttccgctaaccgctccggggcgcgtccgcgtcagcagcggacgcgccccggaaaacaaaacttgccaaatccggtcaggagaagggcgaaaacatggtttccaccaacaaaagccttcagagccgttctctgatgttcttttaatgaaacaatattaggtagattggacaacacggaagaaatagcagcataaattttaacgcttgcttcctcgacgagccgccattgctatcaaaacagtctcacgtcacggtcccttctccactacgtcacatctatgaaactccagccctgcgtcctgattggccagaccataaaattggttggagaaatcactctctatgggagaggtcccagatgtatgtgagtggagctaggcggagcaacatacatctggcttttgtcaggttaacaAGACGCAGGCCTTGGGAAAAAGTCACGTTGGTCTCATCCGTCCTCAGAACATCTCCTAAAAGATTAAcctttatgtatgtttttagtCAGGAATTGTTTGGCTTTTTTAAGTGGTGAACCTTGAACTTACCGAGCTACATtgaaatgctttattttcttccttATTAAGTTGTGACGGCGAGTTTTCTCTGATTCACTCTGAGCTTCAGCTTCCCTGCTGCTGATAATAATCATCCTGTCTGGGCAGGGAACGTCCGTCTAACAGGTGAAAACATAGTTGGCCCAGTTTGCATGCGTGGCGCCGTGCCATACATGCAAACTGGGCCAACTATGTAACGATGCTCTGCGTGGTGCAGGTCTCACCCATAGAAACACTCATGTTTTCATCCCATCTGCTGTTTCTCTGCATAAATCCATGAAGTGTTGCTGttaacattgtttatttttctaggATAGTTTCTGTTTAGGTAAATGCTTCAGTAATTAGATTAGAGTGAAATCTAAATTTCAGCtaatgtatgattttaataataatttcaggGCCATGTGGGTTTTGATTGGATTGCATTTTCCCTTTTATGTGGAATCGTTGTTTgcctttgataaaaaaaaaaaaacattaatgtgaaaagaaaaagcagaacagATGGGCGTATCTGAAACAAAACTATAATTATTAACAACGTCGctgtctttaaaatgtcattgaAATGCAGCATACGTTAAGATTACTTTATGAAGTAATGGATGCATTTTTACGCATCTAATTTTATCAAAAACATAATAATCAGAGGCACACGCACTGAATGAGTTGAATATGTGATTCAACATGTGGTAATGAGGTTTTtcttttagtgcaacagtttcagagaaaaaaagagactatCATATATTTTGGTccataaggcgcattaaatattcttcactCCGCCCtttcacgtccacagctctctatccgtctctgggAGAatagagtagctggactacactgccttgtttctaacataaggccaaaataaacataacttttatattgaattaacttacttggtttattgttgctagcacgctgccttacatgaatgcacctctagtttagacattagtCAGGCAGTTtagtagacagctcaggggtcctatcaggtagtgacacagtgtaattttaacagatttttgagcacattgtcccacataaaatcagtcagtaaacacaactttaatcacatataaggtgtaaatataaggcgcaccatcaattttgcagaaaatcaaaacaaattgaAGTGCGCCTTACAGTACGAAAAATACGGTAGATTAAAAACgttatttacattatatttatatctagCTTTCTAATTCAGGGCGGAGTCACTGGCAGCTTAGTGcctgctttaaacatctgcAGTGTGGAAACGGAGCGGGTCTCCTCTCTTTGTCTCCCTCGTGAATGATTGCTGCTTTCATGCGATGTCGCTAAATCACCAAAAACGcacagaaaagtcaaaaaacGTATCTGTAGTCgcctttttgaaaatgtaaaaagaaaaaaaaagctgctagAGGGGTCAGAAAAGTCTCCAGATATCACCACCGACAGCAGCGCAGTCGCCACACAAGACAGacaggggaggggaggggggggggggttcaaaaTAAAGTTTCATGATATTTAAAGTCACATAAAACTCTGATTATGATTAGAATAAGCGTGCAAATATAAAGAATCCTATGTCACATGcttttgttttaacatattgTTTTACTCACTGTGAAGGCGtgccactgcaaaaacggaactagaaataagttaaatgttcttaaatttagtgtatttatccttgatttgagcaggtaaataagattatctgccaatggaatgagtagtttgacccctaaaataagataattaaataaactgcacttgaaataagatgatggagatgaattgttcccatttttttaagtgcaaaaatctttttcaattggcaaatcatcttttttacctgcacaaatcaagaaaaagttcactaattttaagaacattttacttatttctagtgccttccaaaaaaaggtaaaaaacaaaacaactggacttgttttccgtagttgaagacgtttcgcttcctctccaggaagctttctcaattcggtaccgcgcacgtgacgtcaccgtctcaagagcaacgccccttttgccgcttaggtagggcatacaggagagaacgcacggataacccagctattacaagcgcaacagaaccagcaatatgaccgactttacagccgttaaactttcccaagacggtgtcccaggcacacggattactggtcgaactgtcgaagaacacaccaaccttcagctcaaacgatggcttgaggttcgagggcttaaaaagaccggaaaactggccgagttgatgaacggtaagctttgtttttttttcctgcgcggcgatcatggcagcgtcggccgtttttttttgttgttgtttgcaatcaccgtccaggaatgggtatatgtttaatgtttgtctcatttgaaatgtttttgagtaagctatcctggtagcaggctatcatgttagcgcctgctaccatgatagcctatatgctgtcatggtagcaggcgctactttattaacatgtcggccaccaaaatactcttaccttgacttgatgtcgctggaattgggtcaggatgttcttcggttgggccctttcctccaacaacatgcttgctacatatgtacgtgaatttggtaactttttccgggttgaactgttgtgtaggccgaccgtacacatttctccttggcagtcttgaagaaaacatccttcatatgcggccgatcagcgtaactcgagtcgctgttgcccgttccatagcaacaatgtttaaaaaccatggtcttagatttggaaaaagcagtcgttttaacgagtaaaacctaggctaacgcacgtctcttttacagcgaaacagcggcgggttccaggagtttgccccactgcgtaccacgtgatgtgacgttgtgtttctaaaaatagctcgcgcgcggtaccgcattcaaaaagtctggaataatgtggagtaacaagctttatacaattatatacaattggcaaacaaaggccttgtaatggcttggataactttgtttgccaattgtatataattgtataaagcttgttactccacattattccagactttttgaattcagaaagcttcctggagaggaagcgaaacgtcaactacaggaaaaaaagtccagttgctttgttttttacttttttttggaatgaccatgacctggataactgagaatcttcaccagcatatttctagttcagtttttgcagtgtagcggTGCGCCGCGGTCCAGCTACATGTAGGGGAAACCTGCCTTATCCCTCACCCTTATGAAGCGTTTTCACTCTGGCATTGCTCAGACACCTAGCACCTGCAGGGGCGTTCCCCGTCATCACCGCAGTCGCTAAATGAACCGTTTGTCCTCCCAGTCTCTCCAGACCCCAAACCCGAGATGAAGACTCTGATGTGGGCCATCTCTCAGTTCGCCTCCGTGGAGCGCATCGTCGGCGAGGACAAGTACTTCTGCGAAACCTGCCACCACTACGCGGAGGCCGAGCGGAGCCTGCTGTTCGACAAAACCCCCGAGGTCATCACCATCCACCTGAAGCGCTTCTCCACCAGCAGCCTAGAGTGAGTTCACAGAGCAGCGCCGCAGGTCGCCCCCCGCTCAAACCAGCCGTCCGCTTAACGTGGCTCTTCCTTCGCAGGGCGGACCCGTACGCGGGCCTCTCCAAGGTCAACACCCCCCTGCAGACGCCGCTGACGCTGTCGCTGGCCGACTGGTGCACCGAGGCCGGCGCCGCCACGGGCCAGCGGTACGAGCTGTTCGCCGTGGTCATGCACAGCGGCGTCACCATCAGCAGCGGCCACTACACCACCTACGTCCGCATGGCCGACCTGAAGGACGCCGAGGCCTGGCTGCAGGACACCAAGGACAGGGGGGTGCAGCGGGAGGAGGAGAGCAAAGAGGCGGCACGGGAAGGCGAGACCCCGGCCTCAGACGGCGGCGACAAGGCGTCGGCGGGCCTGAGCACGCGGGGGCAGAGGCGGGCGGGTCTGGCCGCCCCCAAACCGGGGAGCAAAAAGCTGTCGGAGGGCGGCGTGGGACTCCTGGGGGGACAGAGGAGTTCGTCCAGTTGCCAGCTGGGCGGCGCGAGCAAGGCAGGGGGCGGCGGGGCGGCGGAGGGGTCCAAGCGAAGAAAGGTGCTGGGCAGCTCCGGCCAGAACCCGGACGCACCGAGAAAGGAGGCCGAAGAGGCGGCGACGGCGGCGGCGCTTCCCTGCGGGGGGGCGGAGGCTACGGAGCGGCGGGCTCTACGCAGCCTGCTGCCCTACGAGGGGAAGTGGCTGCTGTTCGACGACTCGGAGGTGCGTCTGTTTGAGGAGGAGGACTTCCTGCGAGCCTGCTCCCCCGACACGTGCTCCTCCTCCACGCCGTACCTGCTCTTCTACAAACGGATGCCTGAGCCCGGACTCTAAGGCCGACGCCACATTGGACGCACGGAGATCCGACTGTTGGTGCCAAAAAGACTTTTATTGCCATTTTACGAAGCTGTCAAAAGTTTGTTTCCgccgtagaaaaaaaaacagcaacaggacCAAGGCCAGTTTAACGCACTCTTCAGCAGGGGTTCACTTTCTATAAACCGTCTGCGTTAAAGtctcctttctgtctttttttcctttttttcgtACACGTCAGGGACGACTAAGCCTTTTTTGTACAGTCCTAGTTGTTTGTAATCTTGTTTTGACACTGGTTCTCACGCTCGTCttgccttttttattgtttttgtctcatcagaGCAGTAAAAGCACTTCTTAGTGCAGCCATCGTTTAGATCCAaggtttgatttctttttttcttttttttatgtacagaaacgtgcatcattttctttaactgtacgctcatatatatttttttaaatcttgaaagTAATCTCCAGTTTTTATGGGGTTTTAATGACTTCTTGGGTCTTGAATCAGTGAAATGTGGCTGGGAAGACTAAAATgagcgcagcagcagcagcttttcaCAATAGATCCGCTCTCAGCAGAACAAAAAGGATTCCTCTGTTTGGGAAAACAGGTTTTTATATCACATTTTAAGTGGTTATAGTAGATGTCCAGAATTTTAACTCCtgatttaaatctaatttatggtTGTCACAAAGTTCTCCGATACATTGATGGGGGGAAAACCTCcaagctttttctttcttttttttaaattaagtgcATGGGGAGGTTTTATTGGTCCTCAAAGGTTTGCTTCCCGTCTTCAGTGCTGGCTGTGAATGGCCGGCACATACTCGACAAGAAGGGAAACGTTTCTTCTTTCTAGAGAAGACTTTATGTCACAGGAAATCAAGAGTAAACTCCTTTTATAGGTGGGGTCCTGCTGCAGTCGTAACCACGCCTACTTAAAAACACGACCAATCACGGTATGTCCTGCTAACCCTGCAGCCCTGGGAGAGAACGACGGATACCTTTTATAGAGTTATTACCAACACCTTGAAGGTTTGGGTCCCACCTAAACTACCTCAGTGCACCTTGGGAAACATTCTGGAGCCCTATTAGGTTTTTTTCTAAACCTCCGTCAAAAGTTTTCTTTGATGACCCCTCTGTGTTCTGCTTGAGGGTTTTCTTTCTAACGTCAAAGCAGCATTCATAACGTGTGTCAAACTGTAGTCCACAGCAGCTGTGATTCCTTTTTGGGCTGGACGAGCAATAAAGTTTTTTACCTTCATTCTCTTTAATGTTTTCTCTCATTCCAGAGCAGGGAGTCCGGACTTTTAGTCACACGGGCCAAAAATGTCAAGTCAAAAATCCTCACAGgccaaatttttttatttatttttacttcaggTCGTCCACAAACTAAGCATTCTGTACTTTcagcattttaataaaaaaaatgtttttgtagcaGCGGGACGTGTACATTGTAGACCCAAGGTTTGCTGCACATTTGCCTAAGTGAAACAAAGGCTTAAAGTTTCTTAAATTCTTTTGGCATAGAGtgaaaaaagtatgattattAATAAATAGTCAATTACTTTGCTGTGTACCCAgaattttcatccatccattgtcgaTGTCCACTTACCTGTGCAGAGGGGCTGCTGCCTACCCAGCAGTCAGTGGGCAATAGGCGGGTAATACCCAgacaggtctccagtccatcacagggcaaccgACCATGCATGCACGCGCTCACACCTTAGGGCAATTTAGAGAACaactcatgtttttggactttgggaggaagccggagtacctggagagaacccacgcatgcacagggagaacgtgcagaaaaaaaactgaccagGATTTGAACTCCAGGCCCACTGGCTGGAAGATCTGTGCAGGTTTAACATTTTACATGGTAATCTGGTGTTGACCTAATGAAAACAATTCAGTTTCTAATAAATTCTGAATATGACACAAAACCAATAAACTATAAATATAAGATAGGTGACCCAAAAAATGTTTccttgctaaagaagctggctgttatCAAgcatatgaatggaaaatttaGTGGATGGAAAAACTGGTAGTGCAAGAATTATAAGAACACATTTACGTGTTGGAAAACTCAAGAGATGGATTACAGCCGGAGTCTTTGTAGTGGAAAAAGCTGGATTTTACgtgtgtataatatatatatatggtctGATATGTTGGTAGAGTCTGTATatgacattaaaaaacaaacacaccaactgaacattaaaatatttatttagtaaaatatttaaagtaaaacaaaactacATAAAATTATACAAGGATGTTATAAGTACCTAAGTTTTAAAATAGTGTTGCctcaacataaaataataaagcgtCATGATAAATACTGGTacaactttttccattttcaaatttttttttcttccaatacATAAACTTTCAAGTCGTAAACGTGTTGCTacaccataataataataataataataaaaaaaagtgcacaaaTGAAATTGAATACAGTATTTCTTGACACGTCGaacagaattaaataaacaCGGCGACTTTTAAAGTGGTACCCTTTTGCTGTGGACACTTGTAAAAATTCTGGCTGTAAAAACGGGGAGGGGTTTGGCACTTATCTGGGGCTCAGAGCACTCTTCGCATTTGCTGCTTTTCAGCTTGAAGGTTCTGTTGGTATCAAGTGTTTCAACGGGATTTTAAGGTAGCGGAGGGTCCTTCAGGTCTCCTTGTTCGCTTTGCTGACTGTAACCGTTTTTTCCGGAAACAAATGAAGACACTGGAATGACGTACCGAGCTGCATCTCTTaaccttcctttctttcttacgcgcttttcaagaaaaaaaaaaacaccaactttTAACACACACTCCTATTTACActttcaaataaattaatattgcaATTTCTTTGTGTCGATGACCGCGCGCGTTCTCCTCGTCTTCAAATGTCGAGCTTGCGAAGACTTAGTCTGCTGAAGGAATCtctgcaaaacagaaataaaatgacgaCAATATAAATATTACTTAGAAACCgatttctgttgttttcctgGATTACCAGTTCTCCTGGAGCCAAGTAGCTGAATGCGGAACTTTAAGGCTTCACTTTATGTTATAATATGTGAAATGGTCCATCCATGCTGGAAGTAGTCAAATTctatattcagaaaaaggaggtttaaaaaaaaaaaaagtgtcactGGGAGTTGCAGGCCTATAAAAACTTTAACCAATCACTGCCATTTGTACAGAAGGGCAGTGATTGGTTAAAGGTTTGGTCCTGCTTTCATTCTGGCGTAAATCGCCTCacctattggttgtcccacaagCCAATCATTGTGCGCTCTGTTCTCGTTCCTGGTTAGTTCCTgtttgctggctgcgcatgcgcacttctagtgtttatgtatccagttagcttagcggctagcttcATTGTTAGCCGTTCAtagtagctccgctgctctcaccgtttactttgaacgtggctgagagtcacaagaagaaaactgcttacaagtttatgagaagaagaagaaggcctcagtagaaagaaatataagtggatttgggagatttttttcacacgatCCTCCTGAAGAGCAGGCAAGACGGCCTTTCGTTTGcacatttattcaaaaagggacttgggaaaacttctggaaaaactctagctttgaacttttccacattattGTTCAACTTAAAATCACAAACTCTAATGTATTTTAGTCGGATCTTATACGATAGACCAGCACAATGTgctgcataactgtgaagtggatgatgaaataattaaataatattgtTATCAAATTCCCTTTTATAACCATAAGGAGTGTAGCGTAGTTTTATTTAGCCTCACCATTTGGTGCCATTTTcaggtcttgccacagattctcagctgAATTAATTTgcctaggccattctaacatgtGAACATGCGTTGATCTGTAGCAtcccactgtagctctggctgtatgtttaggatcattttcctgccaaaaggtgaacgtccatcCCAGTCTCAAtacttctgcagcctctaacggGTTTCCTTTCCAACTCGCCCTGTGCAGTTTTCACAGTCGTTACATAAATGGCCACTGTGTGCTCTAGAGCTATTTGTGTCTACCAGCTCTCG
The Fundulus heteroclitus isolate FHET01 chromosome 9, MU-UCD_Fhet_4.1, whole genome shotgun sequence genome window above contains:
- the usp1 gene encoding ubiquitin carboxyl-terminal hydrolase 1, whose amino-acid sequence is MSGLLAENAGAGQGSPVKRNKLSLKFFHKKDTKRALDFNEPPAEDARAAEPEESEASCEQVVYGPTPCLASPDPVIPCEKKDNLVPFVGLNNLGNTCYLNSILQVLYYCPGFRQAVKKLNDLSKGRERPKEDTDKNQEPPECAPEALPAHMELLGSFSSLIASVEQLQSSYLLDPDGFSEGELATAPRKILHTIRQLNPMYEGYLQHDAQEVLQCILGYIQEACVTIRKEQELERKDDGSSDPSVSGKEAKASTDEDGQVSGKRKSDTEVGNAKKKPKSAKSKKSECAEENVCKSKPFTRSKRKSSCAIAVESAQSKDGEEEEEEEEKLNREEEVKDEKASAKETGGKRKIKATLGWLRSSGKQPSIFSKFCSVGKISSTAPKPESKAEQENEPPEEPRESSAQQPAPPRSAEGETDKHGDVLGLMEKLFQGRLVLRTRCLECESFTERREDFQDISVPVLDEQPSSPEELSEVSPDPKPEMKTLMWAISQFASVERIVGEDKYFCETCHHYAEAERSLLFDKTPEVITIHLKRFSTSSLEADPYAGLSKVNTPLQTPLTLSLADWCTEAGAATGQRYELFAVVMHSGVTISSGHYTTYVRMADLKDAEAWLQDTKDRGVQREEESKEAAREGETPASDGGDKASAGLSTRGQRRAGLAAPKPGSKKLSEGGVGLLGGQRSSSSCQLGGASKAGGGGAAEGSKRRKVLGSSGQNPDAPRKEAEEAATAAALPCGGAEATERRALRSLLPYEGKWLLFDDSEVRLFEEEDFLRACSPDTCSSSTPYLLFYKRMPEPGL